Genomic window (Tenuifilum sp. 4138str):
TTCGCGGATCGCTTGCCCAAGCCAAGGAGCATTTCAGCTCCAAAACTCCCAAAGGGGAATTTGTAGTGGTGGTGAAGGGGAAAACGAATAACGAAAAGGAAAAAGATTGAAACGGAGCAATAAAAAACAAGTGCACTAATACAACATCTAAATAATTTTCAAGCTAAAACCAATACACGTTTCAGTGTAGTTCATAAAATCAATTCAACATTCAATGTCGTTTAGTTAAGGGTATTTGTCATGTTACGCGCAAGCGAAACATCGCGCTGTCGTGATTTATCGGGATAGACTTCGCCGAAGTATCTCATTGCTCTTTTCTCTTCAATCCTTTGAAGAGATCCCTCGACTTTTTTGGGGATGACAAAAACCCTATCTTCCTTTCTGCTACTTGTCATGCTGAGCTAGCCGAAGCATCGCTTTACCTTTAATCCTTGTTGTTTTTTTTGGGTAACCGCTCTTTTCCATGCTTTTCTATTGCGATGCAACGTTTCCCCCTTGCTCTTTGGATTATGTATTGCGTGCATCGCTATACATGTATGAGTAATCATGGTGTTACAAATATTACGCCCCTACGGGGCGGGAAGCGTTGTTAGTTATTCGTGAATCGTTGTTCGTGAAACTATTGTCATGTTGAACTAAGCGAAACGTCTCATGGGGTCGATTAGAGATCCTTCGCTGCGCTCAGGATGACAGGCATGAATATTTTTGTTAACTAAACGACATTGATTCAACATTAATCAAATCGGCTTCGTAAAGTAAAACCGCCAACGGTTAACTGGTTTCAAAATTATCAATATGAAAACTATACAAAATAATTGCACGCATCAGTCGATGCGCGCAATTAGTGCTACATGATTAAATATCTATTACTTATCAGTTTTCTTGAAAAAGAAATACCAAATAAGATATGGCAGATGAAGCGAGAAGTTAACTATACCCCACCAAAATACAACCTTTTGGCTTGCAAATGCCGACGAATCCATGATTGGCGTAAAAATATCGTAGGTGGCTCTAATAAGAATGTGAATGGCTAAGGTATATACACGGGCTTGAACATATAATTCGGGTCTGCGTTTAATTACAGGATAAAGTTCGGCAGCCAATAGGATGCAAAGCGAACTTGCTGCGTATCCGGGATTTTCAGCATAAACAAAAGCAATATTCCAGCTGGTATATAGGAAGTTCCATATTGCATCGGTGTAAGCAATTAAGTCGCCAGGTTTCTCCTCGGAAATCTTCCATCCGTTCCGTTTACCCTTACCTGCTTTTACAAGCGGTATTGTTACAATAAGTATTAATCCCGATAGGCCATTGAACCAATTGCCCATTTCAAAATCCTTCAACGAGGCTTCCAGTATGTTAAGCCCAAGAATAGCATACAGAAACCATAACACCCAATCCTTTCGAAAGATTGTCCACCATCCCTCGCGCTTTTCGTATTGGGCAATACGGGCAAAGCCAACCACAAAGGCTGTAGGCAATAAAACCGAAAGTGTTTTTGCCCAACGGAACCAACCTTCAAGGTTATTAAACCATAGAGGAAAAGTAAAAAACGATAATACCCAGAATACAGCTGCAAACCTGTAATTCTTTCGCATAAA
Coding sequences:
- a CDS encoding DUF5692 family protein, whose amino-acid sequence is MAIPFWQYLVSMPLYIVLLMLAVEFMRKNYRFAAVFWVLSFFTFPLWFNNLEGWFRWAKTLSVLLPTAFVVGFARIAQYEKREGWWTIFRKDWVLWFLYAILGLNILEASLKDFEMGNWFNGLSGLILIVTIPLVKAGKGKRNGWKISEEKPGDLIAYTDAIWNFLYTSWNIAFVYAENPGYAASSLCILLAAELYPVIKRRPELYVQARVYTLAIHILIRATYDIFTPIMDSSAFASQKVVFWWGIVNFSLHLPYLIWYFFFKKTDK